Below is a genomic region from Phragmites australis chromosome 20, lpPhrAust1.1, whole genome shotgun sequence.
AGGGCATGTTTATGTCAATGTGTGTCAGAAGGTGAGCATCGTCTCACAAAAGAATGTATGAGTGGAGACCTGCTTGTATTGCATGTGGTCTAGTATCTTGTACCCGGAACTAAGGGATCGGTACAACCACATATGCCGGTATGGATGACGGCCCTAGCATATTAATCCGGTTAGTTCTACCCTTGCTTCTTGGAGTTGGGTCTGTATGTGCGGGTAATCCACGAGGTGGGTGTATCCGAAGGGACTCCCATGGCTATACGCGTGGGACCAAAGTCTGCCGACACAACGATTAATACCCTTTAGTCTAGCCTCTGGGGGTTCTTAGTTTAAAAAGTAAAGGAGGGATTAATATTAATCGGGAAGAGCAAGGGTTAGGATTAAACAGTGTAACGGCTTTATCATAAAACCCTATGTACACCCAACGTGTAGAGTGTACGGTATCGACGGCTACCACAAAAGGAAAGTTtatgtcttgtgggtaaagtgtacaaactctgcagagtaataaatctatttgaatagctgAGCTTGCGATCAAGAGCCCCTTAGGAATGGCTGCATGATTTAgattatttattttgaaatgtCGGGTTTCACTTATAGGCACTAGTGTAAGTATTGTGTATGTCTAGATGGAGAAACAATCTTCATGGTCTGTGGTAGACATGAAGCTATTATTGTTCATTTATTTGCTTTGTCATTTACTTTATACACTTTAAATTACGTTGTGAATCTACTATTATGTGTACATTTCAAATTGTCATTGCATTTATGCAAAGCTATATATGTTGATCATCCTTCAATTTAACCTTCATTTATTGTATCCTTGCAATACATATAGCTCGACTCTTGAAATTGGTTATTCATAAATAATGCTAGGAAATCGTGAAAATGATGACAACAAGTCTTTCTAGGATTCaactcccggtcggttgcctgtgggCGGGATTGAGGCACACTGACTGGATATTTGAatctattttattgtatttttctGCTACATATTCTTTTATATTGTATGCCAGTTAGTCCCAATATTGTAAATTCAACAATTAAACATTTTCTCCTTTGTAGAATGTATGGGTGTGATATCACAGTTGTAATCATGTGTACTTGCTATTGATCATGTGACAAGTACAATGAAAACATAGAGTTTCGGATAATCTAATTACCTAAGGCGTTACATCATAGGAGCCGCAAAGGGGAGTGTGAGAGGTGGCCGCTTCAGATCCGATCCAAATTGGGGCCCATGAGGCACCCGTGGGTGCAAGTCAAGCTCTGACCCGAATCAAATACTGACTTGATGATCCCGCAAGGCAATTTCTACATCCGAACCATCCCTCGTTGGGTCTAAAACCCATGATACATCGACCCGACCTACTACCATCCTTAAGCATTGCAGTCCATTGCAGCCGAGCAAGGGATCAAATCAAAGGAAAGCAAGAAAACCCCTTCTTCTGCCTCTGGAACCCTAACTGCTAGACGGGTGGAGTTTAGGGTGCGAAGTTGCGAACCATGGACGACCTGGAGGGCGGCGACTAGTAGATGCCGCTTGAATTTACTCCCAAGAAAATATGCACAGGTACTTACAATTACTGTGAGAGATGGGTTTTCACTCTGCTTATTCCATGTTAAGATGACAAGGACATTTTTTCACTCAACGTAAAGCTTGTATCTGCTGAAGGCCGAATTAGGCCCAACAAGGCTTCGTGGGCGCAAAGAATGTTTTTTTTAACGAAAAGGATGGTTTAAAGAACAAAATTGAATGCCCAACTCGACGAAGTGTCGGCCCAACCTGGGGTGGCCTATttcaatttttatatttctatattttttaaaactaaaaattacaaatattaataaaactctattttgaaattttgtaaaactataCTCATGTCGTCCGTTGGGGTCGGCGGTCTAATTAAACAACGAACCGCTATTTCTCTCACTTTTAACTCCTTGTTCCTCGTCGGATCTGAACAGATGTGGTATAAGGGGGTGACCAGGGAGATGTAACGGGAAGGTGCGCACGGTGGAGTAGTGAGAGGAAGGGCAACGAAGGTGTCGAGGCCGGAGGACATCGGGAGGAAAGGGAAGCGAGGACGGTGCCGCGAGAAAGATGgaagtgaggaagaagaaaaactaGACTAGAAAAGACCATTTCTCTTGGTAAAAAAGGCCCCAAAATGGTACAGCACAGCACCTAAATGATGCAGCCCACGCGGTATATAGCAATCCTGCCCGTCTGCGCACCAACATTTTGGTTCAGGAAAAAGAACTGAACCATAAATCTTTTTTAATGTTGCACGGAGAAAAAACATATAGGGACTTCTCAAAAGGATATTATCTAAATCACTTTGATAcgaatataataaaaaaattatttgatttAGAATTGCTACTATACACAAATGAGCATGCTTTTGCATTCAAACGTTAATCTTTACCACTACATCCATAGTTTTTCTGGCACTTTTAAAAGGAGCTTAATATTTAGTACTACCCATATCTTTATTGAAGACTATAAATAGACTGACTATACCTTAAAGCAAAGCCAAGTAGGAAATTCCAAATCGAACCAAGGACTAGAAGGATGGGACCCAATGATCCTCCCACCAAGCTAACACTCGGTTTCTAAAGTTTTTCTCACACATATAAAGAACGACGACTCGTTTAGGGTTTTACTCCCACCTTTTCCATAAATCTTGTGAAGTTCATGCGGTCCAAACAGAATCTCAATATTTCACTGTTGGCATTTTTCACCAAACAATGATGCACCAGATTGTAAATTAGTCAAATATATATCtaatactcctataaaataaaCGAATTATGATAGATCTGAACGATCTTTACTATACATCTTACATCATCAAATGGTCAACGATCGTTGTTGGGCCTGTCTCTTCCCCTCTTATTTTTTAGATACTTccaattaatttgaaaatctaTAATTAATAGATGCAATTAGTATTAAAAAGTATCaatatactattatttttctttcatctatATGAGTGCATCAtcagatttttatttttcaattatttttctcCATAGAAATATATCtgttataatattattaatttcatGCGGAGAACAACATGCCTGCTGATAACTCCAAATTAGAAAGTGTCATCCATAGTATAATCTCCCAATTAATTGTTTCCACCTTTGTCCTTGTCAGAGCTGCCAACAGAACTCGCAAATCAGAAGCTCCCAAAAGAATCTCTTCTTCCTCAGTGCTGCTTCAGCGCCCCACTCCCTCGCGGTCAAATGCCGCCGTCCAGACGCGGGCCCACCTCGCCGGCGTCCACTCGTGTACCGGCCGGCGGCCTCACGGGACGGACCGCATCTTGCCGTCGCCTccggcgagctcgccgccgcgcgTTTCATGGCGTAGGTGCTCGAAAGTCCTCTCTGATCTACAAGATTTGGAAATTGTACCGTGTGAATCAATGGAGCCTGGAGTTGTTTACTGTGGCAATTTCAGAAAGTCGCGCTCGATGATTTGATTCGTTTTCCTAATTGACCGGCGACGTAGCAGTTGTCACAAAGCATTGATGTTTACCACTTTGATTAAAGCTGTTTCTTTTATACAAGCAGAGCAGGGATCTGGTCTGGCTGGTAGGAGGTGCGTCTGGGCGAGCGCGAGTGGTTCCTTCGAGCAAGATAGCAGTGGGGAGGACGTGGTATTGCCTTCTCAGGTGCCGTTCTGatgcaatttctttatgcctCAGCTACTGAGCTTTTGTACTCTATTATCACTGGATGTTCACTTGGTGCTTGCTTTATACTTTGGATTGATTTTACAGGTAGTGGAGGAGGGTAAAGTAGATTTGCCGAAGATTCTAAAGAGTGCCAATTCCATTATTCCCCATATAGTATTGGGGAGCACAATTCTTGCTCTGGTATATCCGCCTTCATTTACATGGTTCACAACCAGGTCTGTCTTGCAATGTTCCTGCTGTTTACTTTAGCAGGATTTACATTTTGCTGGCTAAATAGACAGCTGAACCGACATTGTAGATATAGTTTTAGCAGTATTCTGGAGTGTAATGCAGGCCTGTTCGTTGACTAGGATGCTTAACTCAGTGGTGGACACCTGATGACTTGGACTCTTAGACCATATGGTTGGGTTCAGTTACTGAAAACTTCGTAGTTCTGAATCGTTCATTCAGCCccataaatgtttttttttcagaagtATGCTTAATGTTAGTGTCTATTTTCTCCAGAAGTGCTTTTCATGGACACCTGCAAATAGGACCCTGATAATTCATATTTGCGGAACGTTTGCTGACTAAGCCTCAGGAACCTGATAATTCATTTGCTGATAAATTTGAATAGCATCTGATATGCGATGATGAGATATGATGGATTTGCTTGTGATTGTTATATTTTCGTCTGCTGATTACCCACGAGAGGCCTTCTTCTCACTTATAAAACAGCCCATTATATGTGCAATGAGACGGCTCGTAGGAGGTTGAACAAGTTATTTTCATGCTTGATGTCATATTGCCATTGTTATGTTAGTGGTACACTGGTACAGTGTTCTACATTTGCCCttgttatttacattttcatGATGTTTGCCAATATTCTTGCAGGTACTATGCACCAGCTTTGGGATTCTTGATGTTTGCTGTAGGTGTAAACTCAAGCCTGACAGATTTTATTGAAGCAATAAAAAGGCCAGATGCTATCACTGCAGGTTATATCGGACTCAATATCAAACCTTTGCTTGAATTTCCTTTTTGGCACTGTTGTAGGTTAAAACCTTAGTCAAACTCCGTGGTCTGATCTTCAGACTACATAGTCTGATTGTCCAAGGGTCCGATTTGACCGC
It encodes:
- the LOC133902326 gene encoding probable sodium/metabolite cotransporter BASS5, chloroplastic; translated protein: MPPSRRGPTSPASTRVPAGGLTGRTASCRRLRRARRRAFHGVEQGSGLAGRRCVWASASGSFEQDSSGEDVVLPSQVVEEGKVDLPKILKSANSIIPHIVLGSTILALVYPPSFTWFTTRYYAPALGFLMFAVGVNSSLTDFIEAIKRPDAITAGYIGLNIKPLLEFPFWHCCRLKP